In a genomic window of Brassica rapa cultivar Chiifu-401-42 chromosome A10, CAAS_Brap_v3.01, whole genome shotgun sequence:
- the LOC103847547 gene encoding uncharacterized protein LOC103847547 → MEPFSFNPPGFVNLLASQRSLPIDVDSAEAAAISPGIVKPVERRKWVRKEDLVLISAWLNTSKDPIVSNEQKAGAFWKRIEEYFNSSPQLIGAVPREWSQCKQRWGRVNEQVCKFVGCHEAALKEQASGQNENDVMKAAHDIFLNDYGAKFVLEHCWRELRFDQKWRSFSCSKDGGKEKRKEACPEVVADDAEVRPPGVKAAKRKKHGNEHAYDQVQRQGVQVTVWRSRVLELTGVRCLLAVCFTGSLTLVTGKCTILSHGRNGLSALQKCTAAIRMLAYGQSGDTYDEYLRLGDSTSRLCLANFTDAIIQLFGEEYLRKPTAEDLQRLLDVGEVRGFPGMIGSIDCMHWEWKNCPTAWKVKFKVNNHTYRMAYYLTDGIYPNWSTFIQSIPLPQGPKAEKFAEKQESARKDVERAFGVLQSRFAIVKNPALQWDKENIGKIMRTCVILHNMIVENERHGYAQIDTSEFESGESSRSSRVTRRESIHVGDMLGMRREVRDPEKHARLKADLMENIWQKFGDENE, encoded by the exons ATGGAACCTTTCTCCTTTAATCCTCCCGGGTTTGTTAACCTTTTAGCTTCGCAGAGGAGTCTACCAATAGACGTTGACTCTGCTGAGGCAGCTGCTATCTCTCCCGGGATAGTGAAACCAGTGGAAAGGAGAAAGTGGGTACGCAAAGAAGACCTCGTGCTCATCAGCGCTTGGTTGAACACGAGCAAAGATCCGATAGTCAGTAATGAGCAGAAGGCAGGAGCGTTTTGGAAGAGAATTGAAGAGTACTTCAACTCAAGCCCTCAGCTCATTGGCGCCGTTCCTAGAGAATGGAGTCAATGTAAGCAGAGGTGGGGAAGGGTAAATGAGCAGGTGTGCAAGTTTGTGGGATGCCACGAAGCGGCTTTGAAGGAGCAAGCCAGTGGCCAAAATGAGAATGATGTCATGAAGGCTGCCCATGACATCTTCTTAAATGACTATGGTGCCAAGTTCGTACTTGAGCATTGCTGGAGGGAGCTCAGGTTTGATCAGAAATGGCGATCTTTCTCCTGCTCCAAAGATGGTGGGAAGGAGAAACGGAAGGAAGCATGTCCGGAGGTGGTGGCTGACGATGCGGAGGTTAGGCCTCCGGGTGTTAAAGCGGCGAAACGCAAGAAGCACGGGAATGAACACGCTTATGATCAAGTTCAGA GACAGGGAGTGCAGGTGACGGTTTGGAGGTCACGGGTGTTGGAGCTCACGGGTGTTCGATGTTTGCTGGCTGTTTGTTTCACGGGTAGTTTGACTTTAGTCACGGGAAAGTGTACCATTTTGTCTCACGGAAGGAACGGGCTATCTGCACTTCAAAAGTGTACGGCAGCTATACGTATGCTGGCATATGGTCAATCGGGAGATACAtatgacgaatatctccgacttggtgaCAGTACATCACGTTTGTGTTTGGCAAATTTCACTGATGCAATAATACAATTGTTTGGAGAAGAGTATCTACGAAAACCTACAGCCGAGGATCTTCAACGCTTACTCGATGTTGGAGAGGTACGGGGGTTTCCGGGGATGATAGGCAGCATCGACTgcatgcattgggagtggaaaaactgcccaacGGCTTGGAAAG TTAAGttcaaggtcaacaaccacacttaTCGTATGGCCTATTATCTTACTGACGGAATTTATCCAaactggtcaacatttatccaatccatcccaCTTCCTCAAGGTCCTAAAGCCGAGAAATTTGCAGAAAAGCAAGAATCCGccagaaaagatgtcgaacgggcttttggagtattgcaatcGAGGTTTGCAATTGTTAAAAACCCAGCTCTACAATGGGACAAGGAGAATATAGGAAAGATCATGAGAACTTGTGTCATATTGCATAATATGATAGTAGAGAACGAACGACACGGATACGCTCAAATTGATACTTCTGAGTTCGAGTCAGGAGAATCAAGCAGAAGTTCGAGGGTGACTAGGAGAGAAAGTATTCATGTCGGTGATATGTTAGGCATGCGCAGAGAAGTTCGAGATCCAGAGAAGCATGCTcgtttgaaagctgatttaATGGAAAATATATGGCAAAAGTTCGGTGACGaaaatgaataa